A window of Roseiflexus castenholzii DSM 13941 genomic DNA:
GGGTCGTATGGCGAGAAGAGCGAAAGCGCCGCAAAAGCGATCAGCAGACACAGCACCCAGAAGGCGATGGCAAAGCGATAATCTCTGAGAAGATCGCGAAAGAGTTTCACCGGTCAGCGCCTCCTACCTATACCGGATCCGCGGGTCGAAGAACGGGTAGATCAGATCGACAATGAGAACACTGGTCGTGATAGCGACAATCGAGAAGATGGTGATACCCATGATCAGATTGTAATCGCCGTTGACGATGGCATTGTAAAGCAGGGTGCCCAATCCGGGATACGAATACACGATCTCGGTAATCAACGCCCCGCTGAAGATCAACCCCAGTGATAGCCCCAGCCCCGTGATCTGCGGCAACAGGGCGTTACGGATGACATAGCGCGAGACGATCCGGTGCTCTCGAACGCCGCTAAGTTTGGCGTAAGCGACGAAACTTTCCGCGTTGATGTTCTGCACCACCAGTTTCATCGTCTGAAACCAGACGGCGGCGCTCAGAATGAAGATCGAGAGCGCCGGCAGCACCGAATGCCAGAGTACGCTCTGGACGAAGGTCCATGTCCAGGATGGCCGCATCCCCAGCCTGGCGCCGCCTGAAACCGGGAACCAGCGCAGGAGATAGGCAAAGAGCAGCAGCAGCGCAAAAGCGAAGATGTAGTAGGGCAAGGGACGCACCACCATCGCAACCGTATCGAGCGCGCGCGACCAGCGCCGGTTCGCGTAATAGCCGGCGAATCCGCCGATCAGATTGCCAAGCGCCCACGACAAGAGGGTGGTTGTGAGCAACAACCCTGTGGTCCATGGCAAGGCTGTCATGATCAGGTCGAGCACCGGCGTTGGAAACTGAAAGAACGAAACTCCGAGATCGCCGCGGAAAAGCCGACCCCAGAACGCCAGATACTGGTCGAACAGCGTTCCTTCCAGCCCATACATCTGCTGCAAGTCGGCGATGATCTTATCCATTGCTCCTGGTTCGAGGTACGAGCCGCGTGCGCGCATCTCGGCGATCGTGCGCAGCACCGGATCATTCGGCAGCAGGCGCGGGATGAAAAAGACCGCCGTGATCCCCAGGAAAATGACCAGCACATACTGTATCAGGCGCGGGATCAGATACTGTTTCAGAAACATGGCGTCGATCCCCTTGTCTCACCCACCTCCCAGGCGACGCGGCCCTCACACCCTTCTCTCTCCCAGGGCAGCGCGGCCCCGACACTGTTCCGTTGCACGTTCAACGCTCGACGTTGAACGTGCAACCTCAACCTTCCTGCTTACCGCGTCCCGGTTGGCTGAAGGAACGGCGTCATATATTTGAACGGACCCCAGTGCGTATACGGTTGCGTGTAGGGATTCTCAGCGCCGGGCCAGTTGGTCCAGTAGGTCTGATCCCATGCAATGAACCCGACATAGCCATAGGTCGGAATGCCGGGCATTTCACGCACGGCAATCTTCAAGCCTTCGATGCCGACATCAACGACCGCCTGATAATTGGTGGGATCGGTCTGGCGCAATTTCTCGATCGTCGCATCCATCTCCGGACTCGACCAGCGCGACGGGTGACCGCTGGTATTCTCGCCGACCGGTTTCACATACGCCGAGTTGTAGTAGTCGAGCACACGGTAGAGGTCTGGTCCGGCGCCCCAGGGTTCCTGCGCGGGCCAGTTGCTGGAAACGTCGAAATCGCCGGTTGCATTCAGGCTTGCTGCCGCTTCCGAGGAATACACCTCGGCGTCGATGCCGAATCTCTTCCACTGCTGCACAGCGGCGACGCAGTTGCGTTCACCCATGCCGGTCGCCAGTTGCGTGCCGGTCAGGCAGCGAATCTTCCAGGGCGTGCCGTCCGGCAAGAGCCATTTGCCGTCGGACGTCTTGGTGAAGCCGTTCTTGACCAGCAGCTTTTCGGCGACATCGGGCGCATACTTGTACCAGCCATAGCCAAACAGTTTTGCCTGCTCGGCGGGATCGTCGGGCACAGCGTAGCCGCGCGAGCGAGCATACTCGGCGATGCGCTGCGAGGCGTTTCGGTCGAAGGGCTTGAAGGTTTCGCCATTGCCGAGATCGAGGGTGAACTCTTCCAGCCAGGGCAGCATCGGTTGGATGAAGTCTTTGGGATAGTTCGACAGCGACGGAATGTGAACCGGGCTGAGCGCGCCGGTGCCATCGACGGCAATGCCCATGTATTCGGCAATATCAATTGCCAGCAGCAGCGCCCATCGCACATCGCGGTTGTCATACGGCGCCCTGGCGGTGTTGAACGTGATGCCGGTCTGCGCCGGATCATTGTTGACGACGTAGGGCCAGTTCAACTGATAGGCGCGGCAGGAGTCGCACTGGGTCAGCACGGCCTTAAGCCCGTCGGACGACACGTTGACAACATCGACCTGATGGGTTAACTGCGCCAGAATCTTAGCGCCTTCGTTGGCGAAGTACCGGAAGATGACATATTTGGGCTTTGGTTCACCGTACATCATGCCGGTCGGACTCTTGTCCCAGTCAGCCCGTTTCTCCCAAATCGTCCAGAACCCGGATGGGTCGAAACTGTGCAGTTTGTACGGACCGGTGCCGATGAAGGGGTTAAACTTAAACGTGACCGGGTCTTCCACCGACTCCCAGATATGCTTGGGCATAATCCAGGTGCAGCCCCAGCGATCCAGGAAGCGGGTGTGGAAGCGCGAGTTCGGCGCGTTCAACTCGAAGGCGACGGTATGATCATCAACGGCGGAGACCGATTTCACATTCTCCACGAAAAAACTGTTGTCGCCGAACCCCTCGTGTTTCATCAGCGTTTCGACGGTGAAGACCACGTCTGCCGCTGTGAACGGCTGTCCGTCGTGCCACGTCACCCCCTTGCGCAGCGGAATCGTGAGGGCGGTAAAATCTGCGTTGTAAACCGGATCGCCCTCTGCCAGACCCGGAATAATCTTGCCGGTGGCGAAATCAACCGACCAGAGCGGCTCGTTCGCCAGGTTCTGCATCCCGCGATCACGCCACTTCCAGCCCACCCAGTTGTTGAAGTCGTCCGGCGAGCCGACCCGCCCGGTGAGAATATCGACGATCAACGTCTCGTGGCGCGGCAGATCGCCAAACTCCGTCAGTGTCGCGTCTGTTCCGCCCGCCGGCGCCGGCGCGGCTGGCGTCGTCGCTGAACCGGCTGGTGTTGCTGCTGGCGCCGCCGGTCCTCCCCCACAGGCGGCGATGATCAGGCTGACCACGAGCAGCAGCCCCGTCAGAAGCAGTCGTGTCCGTCTCACGTCGCACTCCTTTGTGTTTCAAAAATCGAACACCTCTAATCGTCCGATGTGATCGCGCGACACGACTGGCGCACGACCAGGCGCGTCGGCACCTTGTGAATGCGGGTTTCGCCGGGAAGTCCCTGGATGTGTTGGAGCAGGACCTCTGCCGCCAGAGCGCCCATCTTTTCGATGAACTGATCGACGGTGGTGAGCGGAGGATTGAGAAGCGCGCCGGCCGGAGTGTTGTCGAAACCGATCACCGAGAGGTCGTCTGGAATGCGTAGCCCAATTTCTGCGGCTGCATCGTACACGCCAAGCGCGGTATCGTCGCTCGATGCCATGATTGCCGTCGGCGGGCGCGGTTGCGTCAGCAACCGGAGCGCGCCGGCAAACCCGTTTTCGCGGGTGTAGTCTCCTTCGACGATCAGCGCCGGATCGAGTGGAATGCCGGCCTCTGCGAGGGCGCTGCGATAGCCATCAAAACGGCGCACGGCGCTCTGCAAATCCATGCGTCCGGTGATGAACCCGATGCGGCGATGCCCCAATGCCAGCAGGTAACGCATCGCTTCGAGAACGCCTTGTCGGTTGGTGGAAATGACTGCCGGAAACTCGGTGTCCGCTTGATTCGGGTCGACCGCGACGACCGGGAAGGCGGTGCGATAGGTGGCGGATCGCGGCGTCACCACGATGATTCCGTCGGTGACGGCGCCGTTGAGTTGTGCCACCTGGCGCTGTTCCCACTGCGCCAGCGTCTCGGCAGTGCGCCGCGCGCTGGCGTAAGCGAGCAGATCGTAGTCGTGCGCCGCTGCGACCTGGTTGATCCCTTTGATGACCATCGAGATGAAGGGATGCCACATATCCTGCACGATGACGCCGATGACGTGGGTTGCCCGGCTGCGCAGGCTGCGCGCCGCCAGGCTGGAGGCGTAGCCAAGCTCCTCGATCACGCGCCGAACGGCGGCGGCAGTCTCTGGCGCCACATCGTCCTTGCCGTTCAGGACGCGCGAGACCGTCGAGACCGATACGCCTGCGGCGCGCGCAACATCGCGGATTGTGACACCGGTGTGCGTTTCGTGCATGGACGTGTGTGAGGGGATTCAACATCTTCGGTAACGATACCGGCATCCTTACCGGTATCGTTACCGATCCTAGCAAAAAATTGATAAAATGTCAATCTCCGAATTTTATGCCAGGTGCTGAGGGAAACCATCACGTTTCTGGCAGACGCCGCGCTGAGTAAACGAAGCCCCGCTGACGCGGGGTTTAAAGACGGACCGCGCGCAGGCGAGAGGAGACCGGCGCCGCGCGCGGGTCCATCCCTCCGGCCGGGCGCGCCGGTGTGCGTGTCATTGCGCGACCGGCGCCGCCGGGCGAAGCCATCCCCTCACCCCCTGCCCCGCTCCCGCACGCGGGAGAGAGGAGACCGGCGTGTGCGCGTGAGTCCGTCCCACGGTGGGAGTGCCGGTGTTCACTCGGACGAGGGCGCGGCAGCGCCTCTGGTACATTCCGCCGGTGGCGCGGCAGGTGGGGGCGTGCGCGGCGTTCATACCAATGACGCTTGACGATGCCGCATGCGTGTCATTCCGAGCGCAGCGAGGAATCGGCGCGGGACGCGCCCGACCCCGCGCGCGGCGCGGGGTGACCATGCCGGATGGTCACAGGGAATTGGTATGAGAGGCGCGAGGCGCGAGGGACGAGGCGCGAGGCGCGAGGGACGAGGCGCGAGGCGCGAGGGACGAGGCGCGAGGCGCGAGGCGCGAGGCGCGAGGCGCGGGGTGATACCAATGACGCTTGACGATGCCGCATGCGTGTCATTCCGAGCGCAGCGAGGAATCGGCGCGGGACGCGCCCGACCCCGCGCGCGGCGCGGGGTGACCATGCCGGATGGTCACAGGGAATTAGTATGAGAGGCGCGAGGCGAGAGGGACGAGGCGAGAGGGACGAGGCGCGCGGCGCGCGGCGCGCGGCGCGAGGGACGAGGCGCGAGGCGCGGGGTGATACCAATGACGCTTGACGATGCCGCATGCGTGTCATTCCGAGCGCAGCGAGGAATCTAAGTGGGACGCGCCCGACCCCGCGCGCGGCGCGAGGGACGAGGCGCGCGGCGCGAGGGACGAGGCGCGAGGGACGAGGCGCGCGCCGCGCGGCGAGAGGCGCGAGGGACGAGGCGCGAGGGACGAGGCGCGCGGCGCGGGTGATACCAATGACGCTTGACGATGCCGCATGCGTGTCATTCCGAGCGCAGTGAGGAATCGGCGCGGGACGCGCCCGACCCCGCGCGCGGCGCGGGGTGACCATGCCGGATGGTCACAGGGAATTGGTATGAGAGGCGCGAGGCGAGAGGCGCGAGGGACGAGGCGCGAGGGACGAGGCGCGAGGGACGAGGCGAGAGGCGCGAGGGACGAGGCGCGAGGGACGAGGCGCGCGGCGCGGGTGATACCAATGACGCTTGACGATGCCGCATGCGTGTCATTCCGAGCGCAGCGAGGAATCTAAGTGGGACGCGCCCGACCCCGCGCGCGGCGCGGGGTGACCATGCCGGATGGTCACAGGGAATTGGTATGAGAGGCGCAAGGCGAGAGGCGCGAGGGACGAGGCGCGAGGGACGAGGCGCGCGGCGCGAGGGACGAGGCGCGCGGCGCGGGGTGATACCAATGACGCTTGACGATGCCGCATGCGTGTCATTCCGAGCGCAGCGAGGAATCTAAGTGGGACGCGCCCGACCCCGCGCGCGGCGCGGGGTGACCATGCCGGATGGTCACAGGGAATTGGTATGAGAGGCGCGAGGCGAGAGGCGCGAGGGACGAGGCGCGCGGCGCGGGTGATACCAATGACGCTTGACGATGCCGCATGCGTGTCATTCCGAGCGCAGCGAGGAATCTAAGTGGGACGCGCCCGACCCCGCGCGCGGCGCGGGGTGACCATGCCGGATGGTCACAGGGAATTGGTATGAGAGGCGCGCGGCGCGAGGGACGAGGCGCGAGGCGCGAGGGACGAGGCGCGCGCCGCGCGGCGAGAGGCGCGAGGGACGAGGCGCGAGGGACGAGGCGCGCGGCGCGGGTGATACCAATGACGCTTGACGATGCCGCATGCGTGTCATTCCGAGCGCAGCGAGGAATCTGCGCGGGTCGCGCACGACCCCGCGCGCGGCTCGGGGTGACCATGCCGGATGGTCACAGGGAATTGGTACATTCCGCCAGTGACGCGGCAGGTGGGTGGGCGGTCAATATTCTGCCTTCCCCAATTCCGCGACGGCGCTGAGCGATGTCATGCCATCGGGTCCCTGCGCCGTGAGTTCGACACGATCATCGGCAGGCACAGCGATCAATCGGAACGGCGCCAGGTCGAACAATGGCGCCTGGCTGCGGAAACTGAACCCGATGATCGGGCGATTGACGTTGTGACGCACCAGTTCCATGAGCAGCACAGCCGTCAGAGGACCATGGACGACCAGACCGGGATACCCTTCTTCATGTTTTGCGTAGGGCCGGTCGTAGTGGATGCGGTGGGCATTGAAGGTGAGGGCAGAGAAACGGAACAGCAGGCGGGTATCGGGGGTTACCGTGCGCACCCACGCGCCCGGCGGCGGCGGCGGAAGATCGACCGGCACAGGCGCAGGAATGGGTGCGCCCGGCTCGCGGTAGACAATATCCTGCTCTTCTTCGATACAGAGACTGTCGTTCTGGTAGATGGTGTAACCAACGGTTACAAATGCGAGCGGACCGCTGCGTCCCGATTTTTGGGTCACGTTACGAATGATCCCCTCACGCCAGGCAGGTTGACCGATGATGAGCGGTTGGTGGAAGCGGATGCGCGCGCCGGCAAACATACGACGCGGGTAGGGAATGGGGGGAATGAAACCGCCGCGCTGCGGATGACCGTCAATGCCGAGTTGCGACTGCGGGGCGCGTGGCAGGAAGTAGAACCAGTGCCACAATGGTGGCAATGCCGAGTCTTTCGCAGGCAACGGTGGTGGAGGTTCGAGCATCGCCGCCGCCGCTGCCGCCTGCGCCGGACTGATGTCGTCCTCGACGCGCTCTGTTCGACCGATCCAGGCTGCCAGGTCTTCTGCGGTCATCCCTGTCCTCCCCGGTTACCAATTGTAGACTGGTGGTTACCAATATTTTACTCATATGATACACTATTCTCCGTATCTTGCATGCACATCCCCGCATTCGCCACAGATGGTTGCGGCAATTCCTGTACGTGTGCCGATCAATCAGCGCGCATGGACGCAGGTGTTGCTTTTGGGGGTCTGTTTGTATCTCGCATCCTTGATGAATGATGGGAGGCAGAACGATGACAAAAGGGGCGCGTTCGGCAAAAGCGGTAAGTCAGATGGTTGCAACGGAGGGCGCTGGCGCTCCGTCGTCGACATCCGAAGAAGCGCCGGAACATGTGGCGCCCGAGGCGGTCGGTGAAGGCGCCCCCCCGCCAGATGAAGCAGTTGCAGCATCGTCTGAGCAATCGACATCGCCGGCGGTCCGCAGCGGCGTATACGCAATTCCCATGCCGTCGCCGGATCGACCGCCTGTGCATGATCGCCTGCCGCTCAGTGGCATTCGGGTGATTGATGTCGGCAACTTTCTCGCCGGTCCTTACGCTGCTTCGATCCTGGGGGAGTTCGGCGCTGAGGTGCTGAAAGTCGAGCATCCGATTGGCGGCGACCCAATGCGGCGGTTCGGCACCCCCACAGCGCGCCACGACGCAACACTCGCCTGGCTCAGCGAAGCGCGCAATCGCAAATCGGTGACCATCGACCTGCGGCAGAAGGAAGGGGTTGATCTGTTCCTCAAACTGGTGGCAAAGTCGGACATCCTGATCGAAAACTTTCGCCCCGGCACCATGGAGGAGTGGGGGCTGGGATGGCCCGTGCTGCGCGCTGCCAATCCGGGATTGGTGATGCTGCGCGTGTCGGGATATGGGCAGACCGGTCCATACCGCCGGCGGTCCGGTTTTGCGCACATTGCGCATGCGTTTGGCGGCCTCTCGTACCTGGCGGGGTTTCCCGGCGAAACGCCGGTGCTGCCGGGCACTGCGCCGCTCGGTGACTACATCGCAAGCCTGTTCGGCGCTATCGGCATCCTCATTGCCTTGTGGCACAAGGAGAAGACGGGGCAGGGACAGGTGATCGATGTGGCGATCTACGAAGCGGTGTTTCGGGTGCTCGACGAAATCGCGCCCGCCTATGGTCTGTTTGGCAAAATTCGCGAGCGTGAAGGATCGGGAAGCTTCATCGCTGTGCCCCACGGTCACTTCCGCACCAAAGACGATAAGTGGGTCGCTATCGCCTGCACTACCGACAAAATGTTTGAGCGTCTGGCAGAGGCGATGGAGCGACCGGAACTGGCCTCCCCTGAACTGTACGGCGATCAGCGGAAACGACTGGCTGCGCGTGATACGGTCAACCAGATTACCATCGATTGGGTCGGCTCGCTGACGCGCGACGAAGTGATGCGACGCTGCCTGGAAAAGGAGGTTCCGATCGGTCCGCTGAACAGTATTGCCGATATTTTCAACGACGAGCATTTTCAGGCGCGCGGCAATCTGGCATGTGTCGAAGCGGAG
This region includes:
- a CDS encoding CaiB/BaiF CoA transferase family protein; the encoded protein is MTKGARSAKAVSQMVATEGAGAPSSTSEEAPEHVAPEAVGEGAPPPDEAVAASSEQSTSPAVRSGVYAIPMPSPDRPPVHDRLPLSGIRVIDVGNFLAGPYAASILGEFGAEVLKVEHPIGGDPMRRFGTPTARHDATLAWLSEARNRKSVTIDLRQKEGVDLFLKLVAKSDILIENFRPGTMEEWGLGWPVLRAANPGLVMLRVSGYGQTGPYRRRSGFAHIAHAFGGLSYLAGFPGETPVLPGTAPLGDYIASLFGAIGILIALWHKEKTGQGQVIDVAIYEAVFRVLDEIAPAYGLFGKIREREGSGSFIAVPHGHFRTKDDKWVAIACTTDKMFERLAEAMERPELASPELYGDQRKRLAARDTVNQITIDWVGSLTRDEVMRRCLEKEVPIGPLNSIADIFNDEHFQARGNLACVEAEGIGGVVVPNVVPTLSETPGRITNLGPPLGNHTYEVLRELLNISAEEIKHLRSRKII
- a CDS encoding ABC transporter substrate-binding protein, which encodes MRRTRLLLTGLLLVVSLIIAACGGGPAAPAATPAGSATTPAAPAPAGGTDATLTEFGDLPRHETLIVDILTGRVGSPDDFNNWVGWKWRDRGMQNLANEPLWSVDFATGKIIPGLAEGDPVYNADFTALTIPLRKGVTWHDGQPFTAADVVFTVETLMKHEGFGDNSFFVENVKSVSAVDDHTVAFELNAPNSRFHTRFLDRWGCTWIMPKHIWESVEDPVTFKFNPFIGTGPYKLHSFDPSGFWTIWEKRADWDKSPTGMMYGEPKPKYVIFRYFANEGAKILAQLTHQVDVVNVSSDGLKAVLTQCDSCRAYQLNWPYVVNNDPAQTGITFNTARAPYDNRDVRWALLLAIDIAEYMGIAVDGTGALSPVHIPSLSNYPKDFIQPMLPWLEEFTLDLGNGETFKPFDRNASQRIAEYARSRGYAVPDDPAEQAKLFGYGWYKYAPDVAEKLLVKNGFTKTSDGKWLLPDGTPWKIRCLTGTQLATGMGERNCVAAVQQWKRFGIDAEVYSSEAAASLNATGDFDVSSNWPAQEPWGAGPDLYRVLDYYNSAYVKPVGENTSGHPSRWSSPEMDATIEKLRQTDPTNYQAVVDVGIEGLKIAVREMPGIPTYGYVGFIAWDQTYWTNWPGAENPYTQPYTHWGPFKYMTPFLQPTGTR
- a CDS encoding ABC transporter permease: MFLKQYLIPRLIQYVLVIFLGITAVFFIPRLLPNDPVLRTIAEMRARGSYLEPGAMDKIIADLQQMYGLEGTLFDQYLAFWGRLFRGDLGVSFFQFPTPVLDLIMTALPWTTGLLLTTTLLSWALGNLIGGFAGYYANRRWSRALDTVAMVVRPLPYYIFAFALLLLFAYLLRWFPVSGGARLGMRPSWTWTFVQSVLWHSVLPALSIFILSAAVWFQTMKLVVQNINAESFVAYAKLSGVREHRIVSRYVIRNALLPQITGLGLSLGLIFSGALITEIVYSYPGLGTLLYNAIVNGDYNLIMGITIFSIVAITTSVLIVDLIYPFFDPRIRYR
- a CDS encoding LacI family DNA-binding transcriptional regulator → MHETHTGVTIRDVARAAGVSVSTVSRVLNGKDDVAPETAAAVRRVIEELGYASSLAARSLRSRATHVIGVIVQDMWHPFISMVIKGINQVAAAHDYDLLAYASARRTAETLAQWEQRQVAQLNGAVTDGIIVVTPRSATYRTAFPVVAVDPNQADTEFPAVISTNRQGVLEAMRYLLALGHRRIGFITGRMDLQSAVRRFDGYRSALAEAGIPLDPALIVEGDYTRENGFAGALRLLTQPRPPTAIMASSDDTALGVYDAAAEIGLRIPDDLSVIGFDNTPAGALLNPPLTTVDQFIEKMGALAAEVLLQHIQGLPGETRIHKVPTRLVVRQSCRAITSDD